In the Helianthus annuus cultivar XRQ/B chromosome 11, HanXRQr2.0-SUNRISE, whole genome shotgun sequence genome, one interval contains:
- the LOC110929879 gene encoding phosphoenolpyruvate carboxylase 1, whose translation MANRNLEKLASIDAQLRLLVPGKVSEDDKLIEYDALLLDKFLDILQDLHGEDLKETVQECYELSAEYEGKRDPKKLEELGSVLTSLDPGDSIVIAKAFSHMLNLANLAEEVQIAFRRRIKLKKGDFADEANATTESDIEETLKKLVYKLNKSPEEVFDALKNQTVDLVLTAHPTQSVRRSLLQKHGRIRNCLAQLYAKDITPDDKQELDEALHREIQAAFRTDEIRRTQPTPQDEMRAGMSYFHETIWKGVPKFLRRVDTALKNIGINERVPYNAPLIQFSSWMGGDRDGNPRVTPEVTRDVCLLARMMAANMYFSQIEDLMFEMSMWRCTDELRVRAEDLFRTARRDVKHYIEFWKQVPPTEPYRVILGDVRDKLYNTRERARHLLAHDISDIPEEAVYTNVEQFLEPLELCYRSLCACGDRVIADGSLLDFLRQVSTFGLSLVKLDIRQESDRHTDVLDAITQHLEIGSYREWSEEKRQEWLLAELRGKRPLFGSDLPKTEEIKDVLDTFGVLAELPADCFGAYIISMATSPSDVLAVELLQRECHVKQPLRVVPLFEKLADLEAAPAAMARLFSVDWYKNRINGKQEVMIGYSDSGKDAGRFSAAWQLYKAQEELKNVAKEFGVKLVMFHGRGGTVGRGGGPTHLAILSQPAETIQGSLRVTVQGEVIEQSFGEEHLCFRTLQRFCAATLEHGMNPPISPRPEWRELMDQMAVVATEQYRSIVFQEPRFVEYFRLATPEMEYGRMNIGSRPSKRKPSGGIESLRAIPWIFAWTQTRFHLPVWLGFGAAFKQVIQKDSKNLQMLQEMYKKWPFFRVTIDLVEMVFAKGDPGIAALNDKLLVSEDLWPFGESLRANYEETKDYLLKIAGHKDLLEGDPYLKQRLKLRDSYITTLNVCQAYTLKRTRDPNYHVTLRPHISKEYAEPSKPADELIHLNPTSEYAPGLEDTLILTMKGIAAGMQNTG comes from the exons ATGGCGAATCGGAATTTGGAGAAATTGGCATCGATCGACGCTCAGTTGAGGCTTTTGGTTCCCGGAAAAGTTTCAGAGGATGATAAGCTTATTGAGTATGATGCGTTGCTGTTGGATAAGTTTCTAGATATTCTTCAGGATTTACATGGAGAAGATCTTAAGGAAACG GTTCAAGAATGCTATGAGCTTTCTGCTGAATACGAGGGAAAGCGTGACCCGAAGAAGCTCGAGGAGCTCGGAAGTGTGTTGACCAGTTTAGATCCAGGGGATTCGATTGTCATTGCAAAAGCTTTCTCTCACATGCTTAATTTAGCCAATCTGGCTGAAGAGGTTCAGATCGCTTTCCGTAGAAGGATCAAGCTGAAAAAGGGTGATTTTGCCGATGAGGCTAATGCGACAACCGAATCGGATATTGAAGAAACTCTTAAGAAGCTTGTGTATAAGCTTAACAAGTCCCCTGAAGAGGTTTTTGATGCACTCAAAAATCAAACTGTTGACTTGGTGTTGACCGCTCATCCGACTCAATCGGTCCGCAGATCTTTACTTCAGAAGCATGGAAG GATCCGTAACTGTCTGGCCCAGTTATATGCTAAAGACATCACTCCCGATGACAAGCAAGAACTCGATGAGGCCTTACATCGCGAA ATCCAAGCTGCTTTCCGTACCGATGAGATCAGAAGGACCCAACCGACACCGCAAGATGAAATGCGAGCTGGAATGAGTTACTTTCATGAAACAATATGGAAGGGTGTTCCGAAGTTCTTACGGCGTGTCGACACCGCTCTAAAGAATATCGGGATTAATGAACGTGTTCCGTATAATGCACCTCTTATTCAGTTTTCTTCATGGATGGGTGGTGACCGTGACG GTAATCCAAGAGTGACTCCTGAGGTAACAAGGGATGTTTGCTTACTAGCAAGAATGATGGCTGCAAACATGTACTTTTCGCAGATCGAGGATCTAATGTTTGAG ATGTCCATGTGGCGTTGTACCGATGAACTACGCGTTCGAGCTGAAGACCTCTTTCGAACAGCAAGGAGAGATGTAAAGCACTACATAG agTTCTGGAAACAGGTTCCTCCCACTGAACCTTATCGTGTAATTCTCGGTGATGTAAGGGATAAGTTATATAATACACGTGAACGTGCTCGCCATTTGTTAGCGCATGATATATCCGACATTCCAGAAGAGGCGGTTTACACCAATGTTGAACAG TTCCTAGAACCCCTGGAGCTATGTTACCGATCACTATGTGCGTGCGGTGACCGTGTGATTGCTGACGGAAGCCTTCTAGATTTTCTACGACAGGTGTCGACATTCGGGCTGTCACTAGTGAAACTCGATATACGACAAGAATCCGATCGCCACACAGACGTCCTCGACGCAATCACTCAACATCTGGAAATCGGGTCCTACCGTGAATGGTCTGAAGAAAAACGTCAAGAATGGCTTCTAGCTGAACTCAGGGGAAAACGTCCGCTTTTCGGTTCCGATCTCCCGAAAACCGAGGAAATTAAGGATGTTTTGGACACGTTCGGTGTGTTGGCAGAACTCCCGGCTGATTGTTTCGGTGCTTATATCATCTCAATGGCCACGTCACCGTCTGACGTCCTCGCTGTCGAGCTTCTTCAACGCGAATGCCACGTAAAACAACCGTTACGCGTGGTCCCGCTTTTTGAAAAACTTGCTGATCTGGAAGCTGCCCCTGCCGCTATGGCCCGTCTTTTCTCAGTCGATTGGTACAAAAACCGAATTAACGGGAAACAAGAAGTCATGATCGGGTACTCCGATTCCGGAAAAGACGCTGGGCGGTTTTCTGCTGCGTGGCAGCTTTACAAAGCTCAAGAAGAGCTGAAAAACGTTGCAAAAGAGTTTGGAGTTAAACTTGTTATGTTTCACGGGCGTGGTGGGACCGTGGGCCGAGGTGGTGGGCCCACCCATCTTGCTATCCTGTCCCAACCTGCTGAGACCATTCAGGGGTCGTTAAGAGTCACAGTTCAGGGGGAGGTTATTGAGCAATCGTTTGGTGAGGAACATTTGTGTTTTAGAACGCTGCAACGATTCTGTGCAGCTACACTTGAGCACGGAATGAACCCGCCGATCTCACCGAGGCCCGAGTGGCGTGAACTTATGGACCAGATGGCGGTTGTTGCAACCGAACAGTATCGTTCTATTGTGTTCCAGGAACCACGTTTTGTCGAGTATTTCCGCCTT GCCACACCAGAAATGGAGTACGGGCGTATGAATATCGGAAGTCGCCCATCAAAACGAAAACCGAGTGGCGGCATAGAATCACTTCGAGCCATTCCATGGATCTTTGCATGGACCCAAACCAGGTTCCATCTCCCTGTTTGGCTCGGGTTCGGTGCTGCATTCAAACAAGTCATTCAAAAAGACAGCAAGAATCTTCAAATGCTTCAAGAAATGTACAAAAAATGGCCTTTCTTTCGGGTCACCATCGATTTAGTTGAAATGGTGTTTGCTAAAGGAGACCCCGGCATTGCTGCCTTGAACGACAAGCTACTTGTTTCTGAAGACTTATGGCCCTTTGGAGAATCGTTAAGAGCTAACTATGAAGAAACCAAAGATTATCTCCTCAAG ATTGCTGGACACAAGGACCTGCTCGAGGGCGATCCCTACTTGAAACAAAGACTTAAGTTGCGTGATTCATACATCACAACCTTAAACGTTTGTCAAGCGTATACTCTAAAACGGACCCGTGACCCGAATTATCATGTGACCTTAAGGCCGCATATTTCGAAAGAATATGCTGAGCCAAGCAAACCGGCtgatgaacttatccacttgAACCCAACCAGTGAGTATGCCCCGGGTCTGGAGGACACACTCATCTTGACCATGAAGGGTATTGCTGCTGGAATGCAGAACACCGGTTAA
- the LOC110929881 gene encoding 14-3-3 protein 9 isoform X3 yields the protein MAASAERENFIYIAKLAEQAERYDEMVDAMKKVANLDIELTVEERNLLSVGYKNVVGSRRASWRILSSIQQKEESRGNEANVKRIKEYRQKVETELSNICNDIMTVIDEHLIPSSSAGESTVFYYKMKGDYYRYLAEFKFGDDKKEAADQSLKAYQLASTAAEDLSPTHPIRLGLALNFSVFYYEIMNSPERACHLAKQAFDEAISELDSLSEESYKDSTLIMQLLRDNLTLWTSDIPEDGEDHKMEITKSGAEDAE from the exons ATGGCGGCTTCTGCAGAACGCGAAAACTTCATCTATATCGCCAAACTCGCCGAGCAAGCCGAACGCTATGACG AGATGGTGGATGCTATGAAGAAAGTAGCAAACTTGGATATCGAATTAACTGTCGAGGAGAGAAATTTGCTGTCAGTTGGATACAAGAATGTGGTGGGTTCACGTAGGGCATCGTGGAGGATATTGTCTTCCATTCAGCAAAAAGAGGAATCAAGGGGCAATGAAGCTAATGTAAAGCGAATTAAGGAATATAGACAGAAGGTGGAAACCGAGTTGTCTAACATTTGCAATGATATCATGACTGTGATTGATGAGCATCTGATTCCATCTTCCTCTGCTGGAGAATCTACTGTTTTCTACTACAAGAT GAAAGGGGACTATTATAGGTATCTTGCGGAGTTCAAGTTTGGTGATGACAAAAAAGAAGCAGCTGATCAGTCACTAAAGGCTTATCAA TTGGCTTCAACTGCTGCAGAGGATTTATCTCCTACTCATCCGATCCGATTGGGTTTGGCTTTGAACTTCTCTGTTTTCTATTATGAGATAATGAACTCTCCTGAAAG AGCCTGCCACCTGGCAAAACAAGCGTTTGATGAAGCAATCTCGGAACTTGACTCCTTGAGTGAGGAATCATACAAAGATAGCACTTTAATTATGCAGCTTCTGAGGGACAACCTCACTCTGTGGACTTCTGATATTCCAGAGGACGGAG AAGACCATAAGATGGAGATCACCAAATCTGGTGCAGAAGATGCGGAG TAA
- the LOC110929881 gene encoding 14-3-3-like protein D isoform X2 has product MAASAERENFIYIAKLAEQAERYDEMVDAMKKVANLDIELTVEERNLLSVGYKNVVGSRRASWRILSSIQQKEESRGNEANVKRIKEYRQKVETELSNICNDIMTVIDEHLIPSSSAGESTVFYYKMKGDYYRYLAEFKFGDDKKEAADQSLKAYQLASTAAEDLSPTHPIRLGLALNFSVFYYEIMNSPERACHLAKQAFDEAISELDSLSEESYKDSTLIMQLLRDNLTLWTSDIPEDGDHKMEITKSGAEDAEYLK; this is encoded by the exons ATGGCGGCTTCTGCAGAACGCGAAAACTTCATCTATATCGCCAAACTCGCCGAGCAAGCCGAACGCTATGACG AGATGGTGGATGCTATGAAGAAAGTAGCAAACTTGGATATCGAATTAACTGTCGAGGAGAGAAATTTGCTGTCAGTTGGATACAAGAATGTGGTGGGTTCACGTAGGGCATCGTGGAGGATATTGTCTTCCATTCAGCAAAAAGAGGAATCAAGGGGCAATGAAGCTAATGTAAAGCGAATTAAGGAATATAGACAGAAGGTGGAAACCGAGTTGTCTAACATTTGCAATGATATCATGACTGTGATTGATGAGCATCTGATTCCATCTTCCTCTGCTGGAGAATCTACTGTTTTCTACTACAAGAT GAAAGGGGACTATTATAGGTATCTTGCGGAGTTCAAGTTTGGTGATGACAAAAAAGAAGCAGCTGATCAGTCACTAAAGGCTTATCAA TTGGCTTCAACTGCTGCAGAGGATTTATCTCCTACTCATCCGATCCGATTGGGTTTGGCTTTGAACTTCTCTGTTTTCTATTATGAGATAATGAACTCTCCTGAAAG AGCCTGCCACCTGGCAAAACAAGCGTTTGATGAAGCAATCTCGGAACTTGACTCCTTGAGTGAGGAATCATACAAAGATAGCACTTTAATTATGCAGCTTCTGAGGGACAACCTCACTCTGTGGACTTCTGATATTCCAGAGGACGGAG ACCATAAGATGGAGATCACCAAATCTGGTGCAGAAGATGCGGAG tatttgaag TAA
- the LOC110929881 gene encoding 14-3-3-like protein D isoform X4, producing the protein MAASAERENFIYIAKLAEQAERYDEMVDAMKKVANLDIELTVEERNLLSVGYKNVVGSRRASWRILSSIQQKEESRGNEANVKRIKEYRQKVETELSNICNDIMTVIDEHLIPSSSAGESTVFYYKMKGDYYRYLAEFKFGDDKKEAADQSLKAYQLASTAAEDLSPTHPIRLGLALNFSVFYYEIMNSPERACHLAKQAFDEAISELDSLSEESYKDSTLIMQLLRDNLTLWTSDIPEDGDHKMEITKSGAEDAE; encoded by the exons ATGGCGGCTTCTGCAGAACGCGAAAACTTCATCTATATCGCCAAACTCGCCGAGCAAGCCGAACGCTATGACG AGATGGTGGATGCTATGAAGAAAGTAGCAAACTTGGATATCGAATTAACTGTCGAGGAGAGAAATTTGCTGTCAGTTGGATACAAGAATGTGGTGGGTTCACGTAGGGCATCGTGGAGGATATTGTCTTCCATTCAGCAAAAAGAGGAATCAAGGGGCAATGAAGCTAATGTAAAGCGAATTAAGGAATATAGACAGAAGGTGGAAACCGAGTTGTCTAACATTTGCAATGATATCATGACTGTGATTGATGAGCATCTGATTCCATCTTCCTCTGCTGGAGAATCTACTGTTTTCTACTACAAGAT GAAAGGGGACTATTATAGGTATCTTGCGGAGTTCAAGTTTGGTGATGACAAAAAAGAAGCAGCTGATCAGTCACTAAAGGCTTATCAA TTGGCTTCAACTGCTGCAGAGGATTTATCTCCTACTCATCCGATCCGATTGGGTTTGGCTTTGAACTTCTCTGTTTTCTATTATGAGATAATGAACTCTCCTGAAAG AGCCTGCCACCTGGCAAAACAAGCGTTTGATGAAGCAATCTCGGAACTTGACTCCTTGAGTGAGGAATCATACAAAGATAGCACTTTAATTATGCAGCTTCTGAGGGACAACCTCACTCTGTGGACTTCTGATATTCCAGAGGACGGAG ACCATAAGATGGAGATCACCAAATCTGGTGCAGAAGATGCGGAG TAA
- the LOC110929881 gene encoding 14-3-3 protein 9 isoform X1: MAASAERENFIYIAKLAEQAERYDEMVDAMKKVANLDIELTVEERNLLSVGYKNVVGSRRASWRILSSIQQKEESRGNEANVKRIKEYRQKVETELSNICNDIMTVIDEHLIPSSSAGESTVFYYKMKGDYYRYLAEFKFGDDKKEAADQSLKAYQLASTAAEDLSPTHPIRLGLALNFSVFYYEIMNSPERACHLAKQAFDEAISELDSLSEESYKDSTLIMQLLRDNLTLWTSDIPEDGEDHKMEITKSGAEDAEYLK, from the exons ATGGCGGCTTCTGCAGAACGCGAAAACTTCATCTATATCGCCAAACTCGCCGAGCAAGCCGAACGCTATGACG AGATGGTGGATGCTATGAAGAAAGTAGCAAACTTGGATATCGAATTAACTGTCGAGGAGAGAAATTTGCTGTCAGTTGGATACAAGAATGTGGTGGGTTCACGTAGGGCATCGTGGAGGATATTGTCTTCCATTCAGCAAAAAGAGGAATCAAGGGGCAATGAAGCTAATGTAAAGCGAATTAAGGAATATAGACAGAAGGTGGAAACCGAGTTGTCTAACATTTGCAATGATATCATGACTGTGATTGATGAGCATCTGATTCCATCTTCCTCTGCTGGAGAATCTACTGTTTTCTACTACAAGAT GAAAGGGGACTATTATAGGTATCTTGCGGAGTTCAAGTTTGGTGATGACAAAAAAGAAGCAGCTGATCAGTCACTAAAGGCTTATCAA TTGGCTTCAACTGCTGCAGAGGATTTATCTCCTACTCATCCGATCCGATTGGGTTTGGCTTTGAACTTCTCTGTTTTCTATTATGAGATAATGAACTCTCCTGAAAG AGCCTGCCACCTGGCAAAACAAGCGTTTGATGAAGCAATCTCGGAACTTGACTCCTTGAGTGAGGAATCATACAAAGATAGCACTTTAATTATGCAGCTTCTGAGGGACAACCTCACTCTGTGGACTTCTGATATTCCAGAGGACGGAG AAGACCATAAGATGGAGATCACCAAATCTGGTGCAGAAGATGCGGAG tatttgaag TAA
- the LOC110929882 gene encoding ubiquitin-conjugating enzyme E2 35: MANSNLPRRIIKETQRLLSEPAPGISASPSEDNMRYFNVMILGPTQSPYEGGVFKLELFLPEEYPMSAPKVRFLTKIYHPNIDKLGRICLDILKDKWSPALQIRTVLLSIQALLSAPNPDDPLSENIAKHWKSNEAEAVETAKEWTRLYASGA; encoded by the exons ATGGCGAACAGCAACCTACCTCGAAGAATCATCAAG GAAACGCAGCGATTGCTCAGCGAACCAG CTCCTGGAATAAGCGCATCGCCGTCAGAAGATAATATGCGGTATTTTAATGTGATGATTCTTGGCCCTACACAGTCTCCTTATGAAG GAGGTGTGTTCAAGCTGGAGCTATTTCTGCCTGAGGAATATCCAATGTCTGCCCCCAAG GTCCGGTTCCTTACAAAAATATACCACCCGAATATCGATAAG CTTGGCAGAATATGTCTTGATATTCTTAAAGATAAATGGAGCCCTGCTCTTCAGATCCGTACAGTGCTCTTGAG CATTCAAGCACTTTTAAGTGCTCCGAACCCAGATGACCCGCTCTCTGAGAACATAGCAAAGCATTGGAAATCAAATGAAGCAGAAGCCGTTGAGACAG CAAAGGAATGGACTCGTTTGTATGCAAGTGGCGCATGA